In Methanoregula formicica SMSP, the DNA window CGGAACGGCTTGAGGTAGAACTCGAAGCTCTCGGGATTGAGACCCTTCTGTTTGATCTGCTGCACGAGCCGGTCATACCGGTGCTCACGCTGGGCGCCGCTCGAGAGCTCCATCCGCGGGTGCATCATGTCGAACGCCTTACAGATCGAGGGGTCGTTCTCGTACTGCATGGCATAATAGGGCCGGATCTCGGATGGCCAGTCAACAATGAAATAGTGACCGCCCATCTCGGCACCGATCGCCCGTTCTGCTGCCGGGCTGATGTCGTCGCCGTACTTGATCGGCTCTTCGATTCCCTTCTTTGCAATCTCGATGGCCTCCGCGTACGGGAGCCGGGGGAAACCGGCCTTCGGGACAGCAAAGTCCTCGACACCGATGTTGGCGATCTGGGCGCTGCAGGTCTTCTCTACGTACCCGTAGGTGTGGATGATGAGGTTCTCAAGGATGCGCATGACCTCGAGATGGTCGGCAAACGAGACCTCGATATCGATCGAGGTAGCCTCGTTGAGGTGCTTTGTCGTTGCATGCTCCTCGGCACGGAAGATCGGGCCAATCTCGTACACCTTCTCGCAACCTGCTGCCATCATCATCTGCTTGTAGAGCTGCGGGCTCTGGTTGAGGAAGGCCTCCTTGTCGAAGTAGGCGATCGGGAAGAGCTCGGTGCCTCCTTCTGTTGCCGCCGCCACGATCTTGGGCGTGGTTATGGCGGTGAATCCTGCGTCGTGGAGGAACTGGTTGATTGCATAGCACGCAGCGCTTCGGATCTCGAAGACCGCAGCAACACGGGGCCGCCGCACGTCGAGGAACCGTGCATCGAGCCGGGTGTCGAGCTCGGCCGGGACCTTCTCGGAGACATCGAGCGGGAGGGGGGTTTCGGCAAGGCTGATGATCTCGATCGATTCCGGGACAAGCTCGCGGCCGCCGGGCGCCTTGTCGATGGCCTTGACCGGGCCGCTGACCCGGACAACCGATTCCCGGGAGACTGCCTTGACCGCGGCAAGGACCTGTTCGGATACTTTCTTCTTCGGGATGGTCACCTGGATGATGCCGGTCCGGTCGCGGATCAGCATGAAGGCGAGTCCGCCGAGATCCCTGACCTCGTGGACCCAGCCGGCGATCTCGGCGGAACCGGATGCGGGGGTGACCTGTGCAATGGGCGTGCGCATCAAAATCCTATAACAATGGGCATCGGGAGGTAATGATGTTATTGTGGGTTCGGGGCTCAATCAGAAGTCAGGGATGGTTTTTCCTTTTCGTGGGTAACCGGACGCAGGAAACGAGAAGGATCTGCCTGGGATCTGACGAATCTGTCAAAAATCATCTCCTTCTCCTATGCCTACCAGTCAAATTCCATAACCCATATATTATTCAAAGAACCCCACTTAGGTGAAGAATCATGACAGAACCAGAAAAATCCAAGGAGCCGCAGGGCACGAAGGGCTGGAGTACCGGCACCAAGGCGCTGGTCGGCATCGTTGTACTCATCCTTGTCCTTGCCACGCTTGCGGTCTTTACCCTGACCGTTGTGGTTATGGGATCGCTTACCGGGAGTTCTCTCCCCTACACGACGAATTACCGCGTCACCCTGCCGGATGGCGAACCGGTGACGATCGGGAACAGCCGCATCCTTGTCGCCTCCTATGACAACGAACTGTTCTGTGATGTTGACGGAACAAAGGAGAAACTCGTTGTCGGCCAGCAGCGCGTCATCGGCCCCGGGCACGCAAAGGTAACGGTGATGGGTCTCCCGGTCATCGAGACGGATTTCCAGATCACCCTCACCTATCTTGGCTCAACCGGGAAAAATGCGAACTTCGATATGAGTGTCAAAACATCGACACAGGTGCCGGAGATGGTGATCCGGCATATCATCCCCTCCAGCATGAATGCCCAGCCGGTATAATATCTATCCTCTCTTCTTTTTCCGGTTTTCCCGGTTACGGTACGACCTCGCGGTTAATGACGGCTGACTCTCTCCGCGATGCCCGATTTACTGTATAACGACTGATAACAACGGGAAGATCCTAGTATAAAACCACAAACATAATGCAGGATCCCCTCGCACATTCTCCTTCATGAAAGTAAAGAGACTGCACAATGGGATAAGCAGGCAATTGCCTCTTGTTTTTCTGTTCGTGTTCCTGGCATTCTCATTCCTGAGTCCGGCAGGGGCAGCCGAACCAGCGAAGGCCGGGCCATTCTTCACACCGGTCGAGATCAATACGACCAATACCTCCCTGGATCCGGCTGCCCTTCCCCCGGAGTTCCGGGAAACCCGGGAGCAGGTAGTTGTCAAATCCGAGCTGAACGAGACCGTTCTTGCAGCCCCCAAAGGGGAGATGGCCGCCGGCCCGCGGTCTATTGGTTTCTCGTTCGATCCCCTGGTGATGGCAGCAGCAGTAATTGCCATCGTGGTTATCGGGGCCGGAATTCTGTATTACCGGCGGAAAAATTGCGATCAGGAAGAGAAAGTATAATCCTGCAGCACAATCAGTTATCCTGAAGGCAAACCCATGGTTTTTCCCCCGGCACTCAAGAAACAACAAGTGCTCATAGCACTGGCAGTCGGTCTCTTTGCACTGTTTGCGCTCTGGCTCCGGCTCGTCCCCCTGCTCTCAATAGGACACAGCGACCTCATCAGGATGGTTGCCATGGACGATCCGTTTTACAACCTCCGTCAGACGGAGTCGCTGCTTGCCAACTCCCTGCAGTATGGCTGGTTCGATGCCATGACCCACTATCCGTTCGGGACAAGCATCTACTGGGGACCGGTATTCCCGACCATCATCGCCCTCTTCTGCCTGGTAACCGGTTCGGCAACACGCCCGGAGATCATCGGCACCGCTCTCCTGGTGACCCCATTGCTTGCGGCTGCCACGGTGGTCCTGATGTACTATGTGGGCAGGGCATTTGGCGACTGGAAGACCGGTGTTCTGGCATCGGGGTTCTCTGCCATTATTGCCGGGCAGTTCTTCACCGTCTCGATGTATGGTTACATCGACCACCATATTGCCGAAGTGTTCTTCTCAACACTCTTCTGCCTGCTGTACACCGGTGCGGTACTGTCGGCGAAAGGTGCAGATATCGATATCCGGGACGTGAAGACCTGGGGGAAAACCGCGGGCCTCGCCGGTCTTGCCGGGGTCGGATATCTCCTCGGCCTCTTCACTATGCCGACAATGATCCTGTTTGCCCTGATTGTCGGCCTTTTCACGCTCACCCAGTTCGTTGTTGATGCTTTCCGGAACCGCACCAGCGAGTATCTCGTTGTCATCAACGGGACGGTCTTTCTCACTGCAATAGCCGGGCTCCTGCTGTTCGGGCTGAAAGACCCGGGAATGGGTCTCTCAACGTATTCCATCGGGCATATCTACGCGTATCTCACCCTGATCGTCGGAACAGGAGTGTTGTACGGTCTTGCCTGGCTCCTCAAAGGAAAAAACCCGTGGTATTACCCGGCCACCCTTGCGGGGTGCGCATGTCTGGTCCTTGTCCTCCTCTCCCTGCTGTTACCCGAAGTCTTCACCATGTTCATCAACGCCGTTGAACAGTTCTTCGGGCAGCAGGCGGTTACCGAGACCG includes these proteins:
- the aspS gene encoding aspartate--tRNA(Asn) ligase codes for the protein MRTPIAQVTPASGSAEIAGWVHEVRDLGGLAFMLIRDRTGIIQVTIPKKKVSEQVLAAVKAVSRESVVRVSGPVKAIDKAPGGRELVPESIEIISLAETPLPLDVSEKVPAELDTRLDARFLDVRRPRVAAVFEIRSAACYAINQFLHDAGFTAITTPKIVAAATEGGTELFPIAYFDKEAFLNQSPQLYKQMMMAAGCEKVYEIGPIFRAEEHATTKHLNEATSIDIEVSFADHLEVMRILENLIIHTYGYVEKTCSAQIANIGVEDFAVPKAGFPRLPYAEAIEIAKKGIEEPIKYGDDISPAAERAIGAEMGGHYFIVDWPSEIRPYYAMQYENDPSICKAFDMMHPRMELSSGAQREHRYDRLVQQIKQKGLNPESFEFYLKPFRYGIPPHAGWGLGADRLVMTMLGLSNVREAVLFPRDMHRLVP